The following proteins are co-located in the Helicobacter pylori genome:
- the tlpC gene encoding methyl-accepting chemotaxis protein TlpC, producing the protein MKSARIGSKIVMIVCAVVIAISAVMGVIISYKVESVLQSQATELLQKKAQLVSFKIQSIMKRIFIGANTLEKFLSDENSAINDTLKRRMLSEFLLANPHVLLISAIYTNNNERIITAMNLDSKIAYPNTTLNETMTNQIHSLKDTTHSDPYYKEINGNKIYGMDITLPLMGKNQKIIGVLNLFLNIDAFYTDVVGKTKSNTFLMGKDGRLLINPNHKIQDKILSAINPDKRVAKAVEYYNQNEAGTLSYHSLSGNTETFLAIQPFNFFEEKGDNGNQWRWAIGKYVNKSLVFKEATNTKYIIITTLILGVLVLALLVFIIISSLITTRISRVNNTLNDFFNLLNNPKNNHAISLTPPSAYDEIGQMQASINENILKTQESIQADNKAIQNSIEVTNHVENGDFTQEIACVPKNKDLQALRNTINSIIQYFRNQIGANIEALNNALEHYKNLDFTHHIQNPKANMEKALNTLGQEISSMLKASLGFANALNHESKDLKTCVDNLTKTAHKQERSLKNTTQSLEEITNIITTIDSKSQEMISQGEDIKSVVDMIRDIADQTNLLALNAAIEAARAGEHGRGFAVVADEVRKLAERTQKSLSEIEANINILVQSIADNAESIKMQNKGVENIHNSINALQQDVQDNLTIANHSLQVSTKIDGISQDILEDVSKKKF; encoded by the coding sequence ATGAAATCTGCAAGAATTGGTTCTAAAATTGTCATGATAGTGTGTGCGGTTGTCATTGCAATTAGTGCTGTTATGGGCGTTATTATCAGCTACAAGGTTGAAAGCGTGTTGCAAAGCCAAGCCACAGAATTGCTGCAAAAAAAGGCTCAGTTAGTCAGTTTTAAGATTCAAAGCATCATGAAACGCATTTTTATTGGCGCTAACACCCTTGAAAAATTTTTAAGCGATGAAAATAGCGCTATCAACGACACCCTAAAAAGGCGCATGCTCTCTGAGTTTTTGTTAGCAAACCCTCATGTGTTATTGATTAGTGCGATTTATACGAACAATAATGAACGAATTATCACTGCCATGAATTTGGATTCAAAAATCGCCTACCCTAATACCACGCTCAATGAAACCATGACCAATCAAATCCATTCGCTCAAAGATACAACCCATTCAGATCCCTACTATAAAGAAATTAATGGCAATAAAATCTATGGCATGGATATTACCCTCCCCCTAATGGGTAAGAATCAAAAGATTATAGGCGTGCTGAATCTCTTTTTAAACATTGACGCTTTTTATACAGATGTGGTAGGCAAGACAAAGAGTAACACCTTTTTAATGGGGAAAGATGGCAGGCTTTTAATCAACCCTAATCATAAGATCCAAGATAAGATTTTAAGCGCTATCAATCCGGATAAAAGAGTCGCTAAAGCTGTGGAGTATTACAATCAAAACGAAGCGGGCACTTTGAGCTACCATTCATTGAGCGGGAATACAGAAACTTTTTTAGCCATACAGCCCTTTAATTTTTTTGAAGAAAAAGGGGATAACGGCAATCAGTGGCGTTGGGCAATTGGAAAATATGTCAATAAATCTTTAGTCTTTAAAGAAGCCACAAACACCAAATACATTATTATCACCACTTTGATTTTAGGCGTGCTGGTGTTAGCCCTTTTAGTCTTTATCATCATTTCTAGTCTTATAACCACACGCATCAGTAGGGTCAATAACACCCTAAACGATTTTTTCAACTTGCTTAATAACCCCAAAAATAACCATGCCATAAGCCTAACGCCCCCAAGCGCTTATGATGAAATCGGGCAAATGCAAGCTTCTATCAATGAAAACATTCTTAAAACCCAAGAAAGCATTCAAGCCGATAATAAAGCCATTCAAAACAGCATTGAAGTAACAAACCATGTGGAAAATGGGGATTTCACGCAAGAAATCGCATGCGTGCCTAAAAATAAAGATTTGCAAGCCCTAAGAAATACGATTAATAGCATTATCCAGTATTTTCGCAACCAAATTGGCGCCAATATTGAAGCCCTAAATAACGCCCTAGAGCATTATAAAAACCTGGATTTCACCCACCACATCCAAAACCCTAAAGCCAACATGGAAAAAGCACTCAACACTTTAGGGCAAGAAATTTCTAGCATGCTTAAAGCTTCTTTAGGGTTTGCAAACGCGCTCAACCATGAATCCAAAGATTTAAAAACTTGCGTGGATAACTTAACCAAAACCGCTCACAAACAAGAAAGAAGCCTGAAAAACACCACTCAATCCTTAGAAGAAATCACTAATATTATTACAACCATTGATTCTAAAAGCCAAGAGATGATCTCTCAAGGCGAAGACATTAAAAGCGTGGTGGATATGATTAGAGATATTGCCGATCAAACCAATCTTTTGGCCCTAAACGCTGCTATTGAAGCCGCAAGGGCCGGTGAGCATGGCAGAGGCTTTGCGGTAGTGGCTGATGAAGTGAGAAAGCTCGCTGAAAGGACGCAAAAATCGCTCAGCGAGATTGAAGCCAATATCAATATTCTCGTTCAAAGCATTGCCGATAACGCTGAGTCTATTAAAATGCAAAATAAGGGCGTAGAAAATATCCACAACTCCATTAACGCCTTGCAACAAGATGTCCAGGATAATTTGACTATCGCTAACCATTCTTTACAAGTCAGCACTAAAATTGATGGGATCTCCCAAGATATTTTAGAAGATGTGAGCAAGAAGAAATTTTGA
- a CDS encoding HTH domain-containing protein produces the protein MTYIELGKKVLEQAGKPLSVKEIFEKACEMGLDKECNDGKILSHSLGSQLGEHNIKEEDKQFYVACKEGKTFFYWLKSREREFPPQKTLDAKEEDDEQSECSDAAKKEKEKERDLHPLLVKFLDKDPNFKLLCKTIRHEKCKKSTAGECKWNYPDIVGVYFPYNKYFPYNKYKEETLKFLQHTGQKRHKLFSFELKIRIKLSNLKASYFQAVSNSTWANEGYLVVFNIDDEVLNELRRLNQSFGIGVIKLESEISNSKILLPAKEREIDIPTLNMLIEQSPEDFKPFMEKINKQIEKGLDTAIEMKGFDPVLDDEAMQKHIKDRGIKAE, from the coding sequence ATGACTTACATAGAATTAGGTAAAAAAGTTTTAGAACAAGCAGGGAAGCCTTTGAGCGTTAAAGAAATTTTTGAGAAAGCTTGTGAAATGGGATTGGATAAAGAATGCAACGACGGAAAAATACTTTCTCATAGTCTTGGAAGTCAGCTTGGTGAGCACAACATTAAAGAGGAAGACAAGCAATTCTATGTTGCATGCAAAGAAGGAAAAACCTTTTTCTATTGGCTCAAATCTCGTGAAAGAGAATTTCCTCCACAAAAAACCCTAGATGCCAAAGAAGAAGATGATGAACAGAGCGAGTGTTCAGACGCAGCCAAAAAGGAAAAGGAAAAGGAAAGGGATTTGCACCCACTACTTGTGAAATTCCTTGACAAAGATCCAAATTTCAAGCTTCTATGCAAAACCATCCGCCATGAAAAATGTAAAAAAAGCACAGCGGGCGAATGCAAGTGGAATTATCCTGACATCGTGGGCGTGTATTTTCCCTACAATAAATATTTTCCCTACAATAAATATAAAGAAGAAACTTTGAAATTTTTACAGCATACCGGTCAAAAAAGACACAAGCTTTTTTCCTTTGAGCTTAAAATCAGGATTAAACTTTCCAATCTAAAAGCGAGCTATTTCCAAGCGGTGAGCAATTCTACTTGGGCTAATGAGGGGTATTTGGTGGTTTTTAATATTGATGATGAGGTTTTAAATGAATTAAGGCGGCTCAACCAAAGCTTTGGTATAGGGGTCATCAAGCTGGAATCTGAGATTTCAAACTCCAAAATCTTGTTGCCAGCTAAAGAAAGAGAGATTGATATACCCACACTTAACATGCTTATAGAACAAAGTCCGGAGGATTTTAAGCCTTTTATGGAAAAGATTAACAAGCAAATTGAAAAAGGACTTGATACGGCAATCGAGATGAAAGGTTTTGATCCAGTGCTTGATGATGAAGCAATGCAAAAACACATTAAAGATAGAGGCATTAAAGCAGAATAA
- a CDS encoding FAD-dependent oxidoreductase produces the protein MSMEFDAVIIGGGVSGCATFYTLSEYSSLKRVAIVEKCSKLAQISSSAKANSQTIHDGSIETNYTPEKAKKVRLSAYKTRQYALNKGLQNEVIFETQKMAIGVGDEECEFMKKRYESFKEIFVGLEEFDKQKIKELEPNVILGANGIDRHENIIGHGYQKDWSTMNFAKLSENFVEEALKLKPNNQVFLNFKVKKIEKRNDTYAIISEDAEEVYAKFVLVNAGSYALPLAQSMGYGLDLGCLPVAGSFYFVPDLLRGKVYTVQNPKLPFAAVHGDPDAVIKGKTRIGPTALTMPKLERNKCWLKGISLELLKMDLNKDVFKIAFDLMSDKEIRNYVFKNMVFELPIIGKRKFLKDAQKIIPSLSLEDLEYAHGFGEVRPQVLDRTKQKLELGEKKICTHKGITFNMTPSPGATSCLQNALVDSQEIVAYLGESFELERFYKDLSPEELEN, from the coding sequence ATGAGTATGGAATTTGATGCTGTGATTATTGGAGGTGGGGTTTCAGGGTGCGCGACCTTTTATACTTTGAGCGAATACAGCTCTTTAAAACGCGTGGCTATCGTGGAAAAATGCTCTAAATTAGCTCAAATCAGCTCCAGCGCTAAGGCTAATTCACAAACCATTCATGATGGCTCTATTGAAACGAATTACACTCCTGAAAAAGCTAAAAAAGTGCGTTTGAGCGCTTATAAGACCAGGCAATACGCACTCAATAAAGGCTTGCAAAATGAAGTGATTTTTGAAACCCAGAAAATGGCTATAGGCGTGGGCGATGAAGAATGCGAGTTCATGAAAAAACGCTACGAATCCTTTAAAGAGATCTTTGTGGGGTTAGAAGAATTTGACAAACAAAAGATTAAAGAATTAGAGCCTAATGTGATTTTAGGGGCTAATGGCATAGACAGGCATGAAAACATTATCGGGCATGGTTATCAAAAAGATTGGAGCACGATGAATTTTGCGAAGTTGAGCGAAAACTTCGTTGAAGAAGCCCTAAAATTAAAGCCTAACAACCAGGTGTTTTTGAATTTCAAAGTGAAAAAGATTGAAAAACGCAACGACACTTACGCAATCATTTCTGAAGACGCTGAAGAAGTGTATGCTAAATTCGTGCTGGTCAATGCCGGCTCTTACGCTTTGCCTTTGGCTCAGAGCATGGGTTATGGCTTGGATTTAGGGTGCTTGCCTGTGGCGGGCAGCTTTTATTTTGTGCCGGATTTATTAAGGGGTAAGGTTTATACCGTTCAAAACCCCAAGCTCCCTTTTGCAGCCGTGCATGGCGACCCTGATGCCGTCATTAAAGGAAAAACACGAATCGGGCCTACCGCTTTAACGATGCCTAAATTAGAACGAAACAAATGCTGGCTTAAGGGCATTAGCTTGGAATTGTTGAAAATGGATTTGAATAAAGATGTGTTTAAGATTGCGTTTGATTTGATGAGCGATAAAGAAATCCGTAATTATGTGTTTAAAAACATGGTTTTTGAATTGCCCATTATCGGTAAAAGGAAATTTTTAAAAGACGCTCAAAAAATCATCCCCTCTCTTAGCCTAGAAGATTTAGAATACGCTCATGGTTTTGGCGAAGTGCGCCCGCAAGTTTTAGACAGAACCAAGCAAAAGCTGGAATTAGGCGAAAAAAAGATTTGCACCCATAAAGGTATCACTTTTAACATGACCCCTTCTCCAGGTGCGACGAGTTGCTTGCAAAACGCCCTTGTGGATTCTCAAGAAATCGTTGCGTATTTGGGCGAGAGCTTTGAATTAGAACGCTTTTATAAAGATTTATCCCCAGAAGAATTGGAAAATTAA
- the rpoD gene encoding RNA polymerase sigma factor RpoD, giving the protein MGSYFMECPMKKKANEEKAPKRAKQEAKTEATQEIKQENKAKESKIKEAKTKESKVKETAKEPVPVKKLSFNEALEELFANSLSDCVSYESIIQISAKVPTLAQIKKIKELCQKYQKKLVSSSEYAKKLNAIDKIKNTKEKQKVLDEELEDGYDFLKEKDFLEWSRSDSPVRMYLREMGDIKLLSKDEEIELSKQIRLGEDIILDAICSVPYLIDFIYAYKDALINRERRVKELFRSFDDDDENSVSDSKKDDDSEEDEENEERKKVVSEKDKKRVEKVQESFKALDKAKKEWLKALEAPIDEKEDELVRLLTLAYKRQTLKDRLYDLEPTSKLINELVKTMETTLKSGDGFEKELKRLEYKLPLFNDVLIANHKKILANITNMTKEDIIAQVPEATMVSVYMDLKKLFLTKEASEEGFDLAPNKLKEILEQIKRGKLISDRAKNKMAKSNLRLVVSIAKRFTSRGLPFLDLIQEGNIGLMKAVDKFEHEKGFKFSTYATWWIKQAISRAIADQARTIRIPIHMIDTINRINKVMRKHIQETGKEPDLEVVAEEVGLSLDKVKNVIKVTKEPISLETPVGNDDDGKFGDFVEDKNIVSSIDHIMREDLKAQIESVLDQLNEREKAVIRMRFGLLDDESDRTLEEIGKELNVTRERVRQIESSAIKKLRSPQYGRILRNYLRI; this is encoded by the coding sequence ATGGGTTCTTATTTTATGGAGTGTCCAATGAAAAAGAAAGCTAACGAAGAAAAAGCCCCCAAAAGAGCTAAACAGGAAGCCAAAACAGAAGCCACACAAGAAATTAAACAAGAAAACAAAGCCAAAGAGAGCAAAATTAAAGAAGCCAAAACCAAAGAAAGCAAAGTCAAAGAAACAGCGAAAGAGCCTGTTCCTGTTAAAAAGCTTAGTTTTAACGAAGCGTTAGAAGAATTGTTCGCTAATTCCTTAAGCGATTGCGTTTCTTATGAGTCCATCATTCAAATCAGTGCGAAAGTCCCCACTCTAGCCCAAATCAAAAAAATCAAAGAATTGTGCCAAAAATACCAAAAGAAATTGGTCAGCTCTTCAGAATACGCTAAAAAACTCAATGCGATTGACAAGATTAAAAACACCAAAGAAAAGCAAAAAGTTTTAGATGAAGAATTAGAAGATGGCTATGACTTTTTGAAAGAAAAGGATTTTTTAGAGTGGAGCAGAAGCGATAGTCCGGTGCGCATGTATTTGCGTGAAATGGGGGATATAAAACTTTTAAGCAAAGATGAAGAAATTGAATTGAGCAAGCAGATCCGCTTGGGTGAAGACATTATTTTAGATGCGATTTGCTCGGTGCCGTATTTGATTGATTTTATTTATGCGTATAAAGACGCTTTAATCAATCGTGAACGAAGGGTTAAAGAGCTTTTCAGGAGCTTTGATGATGACGATGAAAATAGCGTGAGCGATTCTAAAAAAGATGACGACAGCGAAGAAGATGAAGAAAACGAAGAAAGGAAAAAAGTCGTTTCTGAAAAAGACAAGAAGCGCGTAGAAAAGGTTCAAGAAAGCTTTAAAGCCCTAGACAAGGCTAAAAAAGAATGGCTTAAAGCCCTTGAAGCCCCCATAGATGAAAAAGAAGACGAGCTAGTGCGTTTATTGACCCTAGCTTACAAACGCCAAACACTCAAAGACAGACTCTATGATTTAGAGCCTACCAGCAAACTGATTAATGAATTAGTCAAAACGATGGAGACCACTTTAAAAAGCGGCGATGGGTTTGAAAAAGAGTTGAAACGCTTGGAATACAAACTGCCCTTATTCAATGATGTTTTGATCGCTAACCATAAAAAAATCCTTGCTAATATCACTAACATGACTAAAGAAGATATTATCGCTCAAGTGCCAGAAGCGACTATGGTGAGCGTGTATATGGATCTCAAAAAACTCTTTTTGACCAAAGAAGCGAGCGAAGAAGGCTTTGATTTAGCCCCTAACAAACTAAAAGAAATTTTAGAGCAAATCAAAAGAGGGAAATTGATTTCCGATCGCGCTAAAAACAAAATGGCTAAATCCAATTTAAGGTTGGTAGTGAGCATCGCTAAACGATTCACAAGCAGAGGCTTACCCTTCTTGGATTTGATTCAAGAGGGTAATATCGGCTTGATGAAAGCAGTGGATAAGTTTGAGCATGAAAAGGGCTTCAAGTTTTCTACCTATGCGACCTGGTGGATCAAACAAGCTATCAGCAGAGCCATAGCCGATCAAGCCCGCACTATCCGCATCCCCATTCACATGATTGACACGATTAATCGCATCAATAAAGTCATGCGCAAACACATTCAAGAAACCGGCAAAGAGCCTGATTTGGAAGTGGTGGCTGAAGAAGTGGGGCTTTCGTTAGATAAAGTGAAGAATGTGATTAAGGTTACTAAAGAGCCTATCAGTTTGGAAACCCCAGTCGGCAATGATGATGACGGCAAATTTGGGGATTTCGTGGAAGATAAAAATATCGTTAGCTCCATTGATCACATCATGCGAGAAGATTTAAAAGCGCAAATTGAAAGCGTTTTGGACCAGTTGAACGAGCGAGAAAAAGCGGTGATCCGCATGCGTTTTGGGCTTTTAGACGATGAAAGCGATCGAACTTTAGAAGAAATCGGTAAGGAATTGAATGTTACTAGAGAAAGGGTACGCCAGATTGAAAGCTCTGCGATCAAAAAATTGAGAAGCCCGCAATACGGGCGCATTTTAAGAAACTATTTGCGCATTTGA
- a CDS encoding DUF5408 family protein: MQNEQEALEIAKKAVKIVFFLGLVVVLLMMINLYMLINQINASAQMSHQIKKIEERLNQEQK, from the coding sequence ATGCAAAACGAACAAGAAGCCCTAGAGATCGCTAAAAAAGCCGTTAAAATCGTGTTTTTTTTAGGGCTTGTGGTGGTGCTTTTGATGATGATAAACCTTTACATGCTCATCAATCAAATCAACGCGAGCGCTCAAATGAGCCACCAAATCAAAAAGATAGAAGAAAGGCTCAATCAGGAGCAAAAATAA
- the rpsI gene encoding 30S ribosomal protein S9 → MRKIYATGKRKTAIAKVWLTPGKGELSINEQSLNQWLGGHEAIKMKVMQPLLLTKQEQSVDIKAVVFGGGYSAQAEALRHGISKALNAYDIAFRAVLKPKGLLTRDSRVVERKKYGKRKARRSPQFSKR, encoded by the coding sequence ATGAGAAAAATCTATGCTACCGGTAAAAGAAAAACCGCTATCGCTAAAGTGTGGCTCACTCCGGGTAAAGGCGAATTGAGTATCAATGAACAGAGCCTGAATCAATGGTTAGGCGGGCATGAAGCCATTAAGATGAAAGTCATGCAGCCCTTACTTTTAACCAAACAAGAGCAATCTGTGGATATTAAAGCGGTGGTTTTTGGTGGGGGCTACTCAGCGCAAGCGGAAGCCTTAAGGCATGGCATTTCTAAAGCTTTGAACGCTTATGATATTGCTTTTAGAGCCGTTTTAAAACCTAAGGGCTTGCTCACTAGGGATTCAAGGGTGGTTGAACGCAAAAAATATGGTAAAAGAAAGGCCAGAAGAAGCCCGCAATTCTCCAAAAGGTAA
- the rplM gene encoding 50S ribosomal protein L13 translates to MTKTAKVNDIVRDWVVLDAKDKVFGRLITEIAVLLRGKHRPFYTPNVDCGDFVVVINANKVKFSGMKLEDKEYFTHSGYFGSTKSKTLQEMLEKTPEKLYHLAVRGMLPKTKLGKAMIKKLKVYRDDKHPHTAQTSKKDAK, encoded by the coding sequence ATGACAAAGACTGCTAAAGTCAATGACATCGTTCGTGATTGGGTCGTTTTAGACGCTAAAGACAAAGTTTTTGGCCGCTTGATCACTGAAATCGCTGTGCTTTTAAGAGGCAAACACCGCCCTTTTTACACCCCTAATGTGGATTGTGGGGATTTTGTGGTGGTTATCAACGCTAATAAGGTTAAATTTTCAGGCATGAAATTAGAGGATAAAGAGTATTTTACCCATTCAGGCTATTTTGGCAGCACTAAGAGCAAGACTCTCCAAGAAATGCTAGAAAAAACCCCCGAAAAGCTCTACCACTTAGCCGTTAGGGGCATGCTCCCTAAAACGAAATTAGGGAAAGCGATGATTAAAAAACTCAAAGTTTATCGTGATGATAAGCACCCTCACACCGCACAAACTAGCAAAAAGGACGCTAAATGA
- the fabD gene encoding ACP S-malonyltransferase, with the protein MQYALLFPGQGSQCIGMGKSFYESHTLAKELFERASNALKVDMKKTLFEENELLKESAYTQPAIYLVSCIAYQLLNKQANGGLKPVFALGHSLGEVSAVSLSGALDFEKALKLTHQRGKMMQEACANKDASMMVVLGVSEESLLSLCQRTKNVWCANFNGGMQVVLAGIKDDLKALEPTLKEMGAKRVVFLEMSVASHCPFLEPMTFKFQELLEKSLKDKFHFEIISNATNEAYHSKAKAVELLSLQLTQPVRYQDCVKSNNNRVDVFFELGCGSVLKGLNKRLSNKPTISVGDNKGLDEAIEFLEEYV; encoded by the coding sequence ATGCAATACGCATTATTATTTCCAGGGCAAGGCTCGCAATGTATAGGAATGGGAAAATCATTCTATGAGAGCCACACCCTAGCTAAAGAATTGTTTGAAAGGGCTTCTAACGCGCTTAAAGTGGATATGAAAAAAACGCTTTTTGAAGAAAATGAGCTTTTAAAAGAGAGCGCTTACACCCAGCCTGCCATTTATTTAGTGAGTTGTATCGCTTACCAATTACTCAACAAGCAAGCAAATGGGGGGTTAAAACCCGTTTTTGCTTTAGGGCATTCGCTCGGCGAAGTGAGCGCGGTGTCTTTGAGCGGGGCGCTAGATTTTGAAAAAGCCCTTAAACTCACGCACCAAAGAGGCAAAATGATGCAAGAAGCGTGCGCGAATAAAGACGCTTCCATGATGGTCGTTTTGGGCGTTTCTGAAGAAAGCCTTTTGAGTTTGTGTCAAAGAACCAAAAATGTGTGGTGTGCGAATTTCAATGGCGGCATGCAAGTGGTTTTAGCCGGGATTAAAGACGATTTGAAAGCCCTAGAGCCGACTTTAAAGGAAATGGGGGCTAAAAGAGTGGTTTTTTTAGAAATGAGCGTGGCGAGCCATTGCCCTTTTTTAGAGCCTATGACTTTTAAATTCCAGGAATTGCTGGAAAAAAGCTTAAAAGATAAATTCCATTTTGAAATCATCTCCAATGCGACTAACGAAGCGTATCATAGCAAAGCAAAAGCCGTTGAATTATTGAGCTTGCAACTCACTCAGCCGGTGCGTTATCAAGACTGCGTGAAATCTAACAACAACCGAGTGGATGTTTTTTTTGAATTAGGCTGCGGGAGTGTGTTAAAGGGGCTTAACAAGCGCTTAAGCAACAAGCCTACCATAAGCGTGGGGGATAATAAAGGGCTTGATGAAGCCATTGAATTTTTAGAAGAATACGTGTGA
- a CDS encoding SH3 domain-containing C40 family peptidase has product MRYFLIVFLFLFVGCMKKDFTLKDLSLPQEASSYLASSQNDSHNNQSIDPQALRENLKESYLKAWYSPWLDAKVKSNKKEVFWILKEMNKSTGYGEDLKPNAKAFNDELIKSMDIEHYPSAKIKAVVVRDSDVRAVPTNKPYYLSQKGYPFDRYQNSLIFQGTPVLITHFNLDKTYAHIQSSFVYGWIKVSDLAYMRDKDIELLTKLKNYVMPIKDKIPLYTDYGDFYTNARVGELFALIPQSQNASQNPQKKELKAYGFLRDAKGYAALQSVILDEKDFFVFPKAFNSENMAYFIDTMLGQKYGWGGLLGNRDCSAFTRDSFANFGILLPRNSYAQSRYANNYMDLSSMKAKEKEDYILKNATPFGTLIYLKGHIMLYLGAYNHQAIVAHSIWSVQTQKHFKTLSHKIGGVVITSLWLAEEHNGAFSKKKLLIDRVLGMSDLKDFVNKTSSPLNAN; this is encoded by the coding sequence ATGCGTTATTTTCTTATAGTTTTCTTGTTTTTGTTTGTGGGTTGCATGAAAAAAGATTTCACGCTCAAAGATTTATCCTTGCCCCAAGAGGCTTCAAGCTATCTTGCAAGCTCTCAAAATGATAGTCATAATAACCAAAGCATTGACCCCCAAGCGTTAAGAGAAAATCTAAAAGAGAGCTATCTCAAAGCGTGGTATTCCCCATGGCTAGATGCGAAAGTCAAAAGCAATAAAAAAGAAGTGTTTTGGATCCTTAAGGAAATGAATAAATCCACCGGTTATGGCGAAGATCTAAAACCCAACGCAAAAGCTTTCAATGATGAACTTATTAAAAGCATGGATATTGAGCATTACCCAAGTGCTAAGATTAAGGCTGTTGTGGTGCGAGATAGCGATGTGAGGGCTGTGCCTACTAACAAGCCTTATTACCTTTCTCAAAAAGGCTATCCTTTTGATAGGTATCAAAATTCGCTGATTTTTCAAGGCACGCCGGTTTTAATCACGCATTTTAATCTGGATAAAACTTACGCCCACATTCAAAGCAGTTTTGTTTATGGCTGGATTAAAGTTAGCGATCTAGCCTACATGCGCGATAAAGACATAGAGCTTTTAACCAAGCTTAAAAATTATGTCATGCCTATAAAAGATAAAATCCCCCTTTATACAGACTATGGGGATTTTTACACCAATGCTAGGGTGGGCGAATTGTTCGCTCTCATCCCCCAAAGTCAAAACGCATCTCAAAACCCCCAAAAAAAGGAATTGAAAGCCTATGGTTTTTTGAGGGACGCTAAGGGTTATGCAGCTTTACAAAGCGTGATCTTAGATGAAAAGGATTTTTTTGTTTTTCCTAAGGCTTTTAACAGCGAGAACATGGCGTATTTTATAGACACCATGCTAGGGCAAAAATACGGCTGGGGTGGACTATTAGGTAATAGGGATTGCTCGGCCTTCACCAGAGATAGTTTTGCTAATTTTGGTATTTTGCTCCCCAGAAATTCCTACGCGCAAAGCCGTTATGCGAACAATTATATGGATTTAAGCTCCATGAAAGCTAAAGAAAAAGAAGATTACATCCTTAAAAACGCCACGCCTTTTGGAACGCTCATCTATTTAAAAGGGCATATCATGCTCTATTTAGGCGCATACAACCATCAAGCGATAGTCGCTCACAGCATTTGGTCGGTGCAAACCCAAAAGCATTTTAAAACCTTGAGCCATAAAATAGGGGGCGTGGTGATCACTTCATTATGGTTAGCCGAAGAACATAATGGGGCGTTTTCTAAAAAGAAATTATTGATTGATAGGGTGCTTGGAATGAGCGATTTGAAAGATTTTGTCAATAAAACTTCAAGCCCTTTGAATGCGAATTGA
- the mtnN gene encoding aminodeoxyfutalosine nucleosidase, whose translation MVQKIGILGAMREEITPILELFGVGFEEIPLGGNVFHKGVYNDKEIIVAYSKIGKVHSTLTTTSMILAFGVQKVLFSGVAGSLIKDLKINDLLVANQLVQHDVDLSAFDHPLGFIPESAIFIETSGSLNALAKKVANEQHIALKEGVIASGDQFVHSKERKEFLVSEFKASAVEMEGASVAFVCQKFGVPCCVLRSISDNADEEANMSFDAFLEKSAQTSAKFLKSMVDKL comes from the coding sequence ATGGTGCAAAAAATTGGCATTTTAGGGGCGATGAGAGAAGAAATAACCCCTATTTTAGAATTGTTTGGCGTGGGTTTTGAAGAGATCCCTTTAGGGGGGAATGTTTTCCATAAAGGCGTTTATAATGATAAAGAAATCATTGTCGCTTATAGCAAGATTGGCAAGGTGCATTCCACTTTAACCACAACGAGCATGATTTTAGCGTTTGGCGTTCAAAAGGTGCTTTTTAGCGGGGTGGCTGGAAGCTTGATTAAAGATTTAAAAATCAATGATTTGTTAGTGGCTAATCAATTAGTCCAGCATGATGTGGATTTGAGCGCGTTTGATCACCCTTTAGGGTTTATCCCCGAAAGCGCGATTTTTATTGAAACGAGCGGAAGTTTAAACGCTTTAGCTAAAAAAGTCGCTAATGAGCAACATATCGCGCTCAAAGAAGGCGTCATCGCATCAGGTGATCAGTTTGTGCATAGCAAAGAAAGGAAAGAGTTTTTAGTTAGCGAATTTAAAGCGAGTGCGGTGGAAATGGAGGGGGCGAGCGTGGCGTTTGTGTGCCAAAAATTTGGCGTGCCATGCTGCGTGCTAAGGAGCATTAGCGATAACGCTGATGAGGAAGCTAACATGAGCTTTGATGCGTTTTTAGAAAAAAGCGCTCAAACTTCAGCGAAATTTTTAAAAAGCATGGTGGATAAGCTTTAG